The Artemia franciscana chromosome 11, ASM3288406v1, whole genome shotgun sequence genome has a segment encoding these proteins:
- the LOC136033320 gene encoding uncharacterized protein LOC136033320 — protein sequence MQSTSKKVTPIEEKKAVEKPIVKTDQSVKNIKIEEDIVPSKPAPTNNNAVEGKTAETEVPRIPLGKVNSPRKNPPSMRLETVPGTSASSAGRLPETKSEKPGKVQPPVRGRVTRSTTRKLGDEDMPDNCKLADFADNCKY from the exons ATGCAATCCACCTCCAAAAAAGTAACTCctatagaagagaaaaaggcTGTGGAAAAGCCAATAGTAAAAACAGACCAAAgtgtcaaaaatataaaaatcgaagaagatattgTTCCTAGCAAGCCGGCACCAACAAATAATAATGCAGTAGAAGGAAAAACTGCAGAGACTGAAGTACCACGTATACCCTTAGGTAAAGTCAACTcgccaaggaaaaatcctccgtCAATGAGACTAGAAACTGTTCCTG GAACTTCGGCTTCTTCGGCTGGTCGTTTGCCTGAGACCAAATCTGAAAAGCCAGGGAAAGTCCAACCCCCTGTGAGAGGAAGGGTAACGAGGTCAACTACTCGGAAGCTTGGTGATGAAGACATGCCAGATAATTGCAAACTTGCAGATTTTGCAGATAATTGCAAATATTAA